Proteins from one Mycobacterium sp. SMC-2 genomic window:
- a CDS encoding Mut7-C ubiquitin/RNAse domain-containing protein, which produces MNEPTGYVEVRVYAELNDFLAPESRGATVRRPFRPHQTVKDVLEAMGIPHTEVGLIMVNGSPCAFAHRPGFGDRIAAYPGPQRLRDPRFVVDVNLGRLAWLLRLLGFDVWWSNDADDKTLADISGGQRRILLTRDRGLLKRRAVTHGLFVRSHDPEQQALDVLRRLDLGQRLAPLTRCVRCNGALTRVSKGEVIDQLEPRTRRYYEEFSRCTECGRVYWPGSHYAKLVRLVDRLREQLD; this is translated from the coding sequence GTGAACGAGCCGACCGGGTACGTCGAAGTTCGGGTGTACGCCGAACTCAACGACTTCCTGGCGCCCGAGTCGCGCGGGGCGACGGTGCGCCGCCCGTTCCGGCCGCACCAGACCGTCAAGGACGTGCTGGAGGCGATGGGCATCCCGCACACCGAGGTAGGCCTCATCATGGTGAACGGGTCCCCGTGTGCCTTCGCCCACCGCCCCGGTTTCGGCGACCGTATCGCCGCCTATCCCGGGCCACAGCGGCTCCGCGACCCGAGGTTCGTCGTCGACGTCAACCTCGGTCGGCTGGCGTGGCTGTTGCGCCTGCTCGGATTCGACGTGTGGTGGTCGAATGACGCGGACGACAAGACGTTGGCCGACATCAGCGGCGGGCAACGCCGGATCCTGCTGACCCGTGATCGCGGCCTCTTGAAGCGCCGCGCCGTCACCCACGGCCTGTTCGTTCGCTCCCACGATCCCGAGCAGCAGGCGCTCGACGTCCTGCGACGGTTGGATTTGGGCCAGCGGCTGGCGCCGCTGACCCGCTGCGTGCGCTGCAATGGCGCGCTGACCCGGGTCAGCAAGGGCGAGGTAATCGATCAGCTGGAGCCGCGCACGCGCCGGTACTACGAGGAGTTCAGCCGGTGCACGGAATGCGGGCGGGTCTACTGGCCCGGGTCCCACTACGCGAAATTGGTCCGGCTGGTCGACAGG
- a CDS encoding galactokinase, which produces MTVSYAAPGRINLIGEHTDYNLGFALPIALPQRTVVRFTPNGGDAITVASDQADGSVRIPLDTVPGGVAGWAAYVAGVVWALRQAGHPVPGGAMRITSDVQIGSGLSSSAALECAALGAIVVAAGVRIDAKEQARLAQRAENDYVGAPTGLLDQLASLFGRPSTALLIDFRDLTVAPVAFDPDAAGVALLLIDSRARHSHAGGDYAARRASCERAAADLGVSSLREVQDRGPSAVAAVRDPVDARRARHVLSENQRVLDCVAALGDSDFTEAGRLFNTSHASMRDDFEITTEHIDLIADTAVRAGALGARMTGGGFGGCVIALVPAERTGAVDEAVRRAVGGAGFQQPVITRTHAAAGAGPCE; this is translated from the coding sequence ATGACGGTGTCCTACGCCGCCCCCGGGCGGATCAATCTGATCGGGGAGCACACCGATTACAACCTGGGGTTCGCGCTGCCGATCGCGCTGCCGCAACGCACGGTGGTGAGGTTCACGCCCAACGGCGGTGACGCGATCACCGTGGCCAGCGACCAAGCGGACGGCTCGGTGCGCATTCCGCTCGACACCGTTCCCGGTGGTGTGGCCGGCTGGGCCGCCTACGTGGCCGGGGTGGTGTGGGCGCTGCGTCAGGCCGGCCACCCGGTGCCCGGCGGCGCGATGCGGATCACCAGCGACGTGCAGATTGGGTCGGGCCTGTCGTCGTCGGCGGCGCTGGAGTGCGCGGCGCTGGGCGCCATCGTGGTCGCCGCCGGCGTGCGCATCGACGCGAAAGAGCAGGCGCGGCTCGCCCAGCGCGCCGAGAACGACTACGTCGGCGCCCCAACGGGTTTGCTCGATCAGCTGGCGTCGCTGTTCGGCCGGCCGTCGACGGCGCTGCTGATCGATTTCCGCGATCTCACGGTCGCGCCGGTCGCCTTCGACCCGGACGCCGCCGGTGTGGCGCTGCTGCTCATCGACTCGCGCGCCCGGCACAGCCACGCCGGCGGCGACTATGCCGCGCGGCGCGCGTCGTGCGAGCGGGCGGCCGCGGATCTCGGGGTGTCCTCGCTGCGCGAGGTCCAGGACCGCGGGCCGTCCGCCGTCGCCGCGGTGCGCGACCCGGTCGACGCCCGCCGGGCCCGCCACGTGTTGAGCGAGAATCAACGCGTGCTCGATTGCGTTGCGGCGCTGGGTGATTCGGACTTCACCGAAGCCGGGCGGCTCTTCAACACCTCGCACGCGTCCATGCGTGACGACTTCGAGATCACCACCGAGCACATCGACCTGATCGCCGACACCGCGGTGCGGGCGGGCGCCCTGGGCGCGCGGATGACCGGCGGGGGATTCGGGGGTTGCGTGATTGCGCTGGTCCCCGCCGAGCGCACCGGCGCGGTCGACGAGGCGGTGCGGCGCGCGGTGGGCGGCGCCGGTTTTCAGCAGCCGGTGATCACCCGAACCCACGCCGCCGCGGGCGCGGGGCCGTGTGAGTGA
- the galT gene encoding galactose-1-phosphate uridylyltransferase: MTAPTRAKLADGRDLLFFALPGHRPAPVEDRRPLPARDEQRTELRFDRTTGQWVIVAALRQDRTYKPPPDQCPLCPGPSGLTSEVPAPDYDVVVFENRFPSLSGAGPALGPAGDGFVSVPGQGRCEVICFSSKHTGSFAELEPPHARLVIEAWRHRTGDLMSTPGIEQVFCFENRGEEIGVTLTHPHGQIFGYPYLTPRTAAMLDQAREHRTRHGTNLFADLLAGEVADGSRIVARDDLFTAFVPFAARWPVEVHIYPNRLVRNIIELGEEELDGFARVYLDVLRRFDKMYSAPLPYISALHQYADTDAQADGYFHVELMSIRRSATKLKYLAASESAMDAFISDVTPESVARRLRDLG; this comes from the coding sequence GTGACAGCGCCGACGCGGGCGAAGCTGGCCGACGGCCGCGACCTGCTGTTCTTCGCGCTGCCCGGGCACCGTCCGGCGCCGGTCGAAGACCGTAGGCCGCTGCCGGCGCGCGACGAGCAGCGGACCGAGTTGCGGTTCGACCGGACAACGGGGCAGTGGGTGATCGTCGCGGCGCTGCGCCAGGATCGCACCTACAAGCCGCCCCCGGACCAGTGTCCGCTGTGCCCCGGCCCGAGCGGCCTGACCAGCGAGGTGCCCGCCCCGGACTACGACGTCGTGGTGTTCGAGAACCGGTTCCCCAGCCTGTCCGGCGCCGGCCCCGCACTCGGGCCCGCCGGTGACGGCTTCGTGTCCGTGCCGGGGCAGGGCCGCTGCGAGGTGATCTGCTTCTCCAGCAAGCACACCGGCTCGTTCGCGGAACTGGAGCCGCCGCACGCCCGGCTGGTCATCGAGGCGTGGCGGCACCGCACCGGCGACCTCATGTCCACCCCGGGCATCGAGCAGGTGTTCTGCTTCGAGAACCGCGGCGAGGAGATCGGGGTGACGCTGACCCACCCGCACGGCCAGATCTTCGGCTATCCGTATCTGACGCCGCGCACCGCCGCGATGCTCGACCAGGCACGCGAGCACCGAACGCGCCACGGCACCAATCTCTTTGCCGACCTACTGGCCGGTGAAGTCGCCGACGGCAGCCGAATCGTCGCCCGCGACGACCTGTTCACCGCGTTCGTGCCGTTCGCCGCGCGCTGGCCGGTCGAGGTGCACATCTACCCGAACAGGTTGGTGCGCAACATCATCGAACTCGGTGAGGAGGAACTCGACGGATTCGCGCGGGTCTACCTCGACGTGCTGAGGCGATTCGACAAGATGTATTCCGCACCGCTGCCCTATATTTCGGCGTTGCACCAGTACGCCGACACCGACGCGCAGGCGGACGGCTACTTCCACGTCGAATTGATGTCGATCCGGCGCAGCGCCACCAAGCTCAAGTACCTGGCGGCCTCCGAGTCGGCGATGGACGCGTTCATCAGCGATGTCACGCCCGAAAGCGTGGCCCGGCGGCTGCGGGACCTTGGATGA